From the Dama dama isolate Ldn47 chromosome 24, ASM3311817v1, whole genome shotgun sequence genome, one window contains:
- the LOC133046018 gene encoding C-C chemokine receptor type 2-like isoform X2 has protein sequence MDGNDTFSHNVLPTSHSLFTTNVKGSDEEPTTSYDYDYSEPCRKTSVGQIEAQLLPPLYSLVFIFGFVGNLLVVLILINCKKLKSMTDIYLLNLAISDLLFLLTIPFWAHYAADQWVFGDVMCKFFTGLYHIGYFGGIFFIILLTIDRYLAIVHAVFALKARTVTFGVVTSGVTWVVAVFASLPGIIFIKSLEEHSGYACAPYFPLGWKNFHTVMRSILGLVLPLLVMIVCYSGILKTLLRCRNEKKKHKAVRLIFVIMIVYFLFWAPYNIVLLLSTFQEFFGLSNCKSSSQLDQAMQVTETLGLTHCCINPIIYAFVGEKFRSLYHSSACGIAPPQKPVCRGPGE, from the exons ATGGACGGCAATGATACGTTCAGCCACAATGTGCTTCccacatctcattctctgtttacAACAAATGTCAAGGGGAGTGATGAAGAACCCACCACCAGTTATGACTATGATTACAGTGAGCCCTGCCGAAAGACCAGCGTGGGACAAATCGAAGCACAGCTCCTGCCCCCACTCTACTCTCTGGTGTTCATCTTTGGTTTTGTGGGCAACTTGCTGGTTGTCCTCATCCTAATCAACTGCAAAAAGCTGAAGAGCATGACTGACATCTACCTGCTTAACTTGGCCATCTCTGACCTACTGTTCCTCCTCACCATCCCGTTCTGGGCTCACTATGCTGCAGACCAGTGGGTCTTTGGGGATGTGATGTGCAAATTTTTCACAGGGCTGTATCACATTGGTTATTTTGGTGGAATCTTCTTCATCATCCTCTTGACAATCGATAGGTACCTGGCTATCGTCCATGCTGTGTTTGCTTTAAAAGCCAGAACAGTCACCTTTGGGGTGGTGACAAGTGGGGTCACCTGGGTGGTGGCTGTGTTTGCCTCTCTCCCAGGAATCATCTTTATCAAATCCCTCGAAGAACATTCAGGTTACGCCTGTGCCCCTTATTTTCCACTAGGATGGAAGAATTTCCATACAGTTATGAGGAGCATCTTGGGGCTGGTGCTGCCACTGCTTGTCATGATCGTCTGCTACTCGGGAATCCTGAAAACCCTGCTCCGGTGTCGCAACGAGAAGAAGAAGCACAAGGCTGTGCGGCTCATCTTCGTGATCATGATTGTCTACTTTCTCTTCTGGGCTCCCTACAACATTGTCCTTCTCCTGAGCACCTTCCAGGAATTCTTTGGCCTGAGTAACTGTAAGAGCAGCAGTCAGCTGGACCAAGCCATGCAGGTGACAGAGACCCTGGGGCTGACCCACTGCTGCATCAACCCCATCATCTACGCCTTTGTTGGGGAGAAGTTCAGGAG CCTTTATCACAGTTCTGCCTGTGGGATTGCCCCACCCCAAAAGCCGGTTTGTAGAGGTCCAGGAGAGTAG
- the LOC133046018 gene encoding C-C chemokine receptor type 2-like isoform X1, whose translation MDGNDTFSHNVLPTSHSLFTTNVKGSDEEPTTSYDYDYSEPCRKTSVGQIEAQLLPPLYSLVFIFGFVGNLLVVLILINCKKLKSMTDIYLLNLAISDLLFLLTIPFWAHYAADQWVFGDVMCKFFTGLYHIGYFGGIFFIILLTIDRYLAIVHAVFALKARTVTFGVVTSGVTWVVAVFASLPGIIFIKSLEEHSGYACAPYFPLGWKNFHTVMRSILGLVLPLLVMIVCYSGILKTLLRCRNEKKKHKAVRLIFVIMIVYFLFWAPYNIVLLLSTFQEFFGLSNCKSSSQLDQAMQVTETLGLTHCCINPIIYAFVGEKFRRYLYTFFRKHIAKHLCKQCPVFYGETGDRVSSTYTHSTGEQEVSAAL comes from the coding sequence ATGGACGGCAATGATACGTTCAGCCACAATGTGCTTCccacatctcattctctgtttacAACAAATGTCAAGGGGAGTGATGAAGAACCCACCACCAGTTATGACTATGATTACAGTGAGCCCTGCCGAAAGACCAGCGTGGGACAAATCGAAGCACAGCTCCTGCCCCCACTCTACTCTCTGGTGTTCATCTTTGGTTTTGTGGGCAACTTGCTGGTTGTCCTCATCCTAATCAACTGCAAAAAGCTGAAGAGCATGACTGACATCTACCTGCTTAACTTGGCCATCTCTGACCTACTGTTCCTCCTCACCATCCCGTTCTGGGCTCACTATGCTGCAGACCAGTGGGTCTTTGGGGATGTGATGTGCAAATTTTTCACAGGGCTGTATCACATTGGTTATTTTGGTGGAATCTTCTTCATCATCCTCTTGACAATCGATAGGTACCTGGCTATCGTCCATGCTGTGTTTGCTTTAAAAGCCAGAACAGTCACCTTTGGGGTGGTGACAAGTGGGGTCACCTGGGTGGTGGCTGTGTTTGCCTCTCTCCCAGGAATCATCTTTATCAAATCCCTCGAAGAACATTCAGGTTACGCCTGTGCCCCTTATTTTCCACTAGGATGGAAGAATTTCCATACAGTTATGAGGAGCATCTTGGGGCTGGTGCTGCCACTGCTTGTCATGATCGTCTGCTACTCGGGAATCCTGAAAACCCTGCTCCGGTGTCGCAACGAGAAGAAGAAGCACAAGGCTGTGCGGCTCATCTTCGTGATCATGATTGTCTACTTTCTCTTCTGGGCTCCCTACAACATTGTCCTTCTCCTGAGCACCTTCCAGGAATTCTTTGGCCTGAGTAACTGTAAGAGCAGCAGTCAGCTGGACCAAGCCATGCAGGTGACAGAGACCCTGGGGCTGACCCACTGCTGCATCAACCCCATCATCTACGCCTTTGTTGGGGAGAAGTTCAGGAGGTATCTCTACACGTTCTTCCGAAAGCATATTGCCAAACACCTATGCAAACAATGCCCAGTTTTCTATGGGGAGACAGGAGATCGAGTGAGTTCAACATACACCCATTCCACTGGGGAACAGGAAGTCTCAGCCGCTTTGTAG